CAGCGTCTTCTGCCTCACAGGCCTCAGCTTCGACCGCTACCTGGCCATCGTCCGGCCCGTGGCCAATGCCAGGCTGAGGCTGAGGGTCAGCGGCGTGGTGGCCACGGTGGGCCTGTGGATCTTGGCCGCCCTCCTGGCCATGCCTGCCATGGTCTTCCGCTCGGTCGGAGAGCTGGAGAACAACACCAAGCTCGTGTGCTACATGGACTACTCCCTGGTGGCCGCTTCAGGGTCCGAGCTGGCCTGGGAGGTGGGGCTGGGCGTCTCCTCCACGGCTCTGGGCTTCGTGGTCCCCTTCACGGTGATGCTGACCTGCTACTTCTTCATCGCCCGCACCATCGCGGGCCACTTCCGGAAGGAGCGCATCGAGGGCCTCCGCAAGCGCCGGCGGCTGCTCAGCATCATCGTGGTGCTCGTGGTGACCTTCGCCCTGTGCTGGCTGCCCTATCACTTGGTGAAGACCCTCTACATGCTGGGCAGCCTCCTGCACTGGCCCTGCGACTTCGACCTCTTCCTCATGAACGTCTACCCCTACTGTACCTGCGTCAGCTACGTCAACAGCTGCCTCAACCCCTTCCTCTACGCCTTCTTCGATCCCCGATTTCGGGAGGCTTGCAGGGCCCTGTTGTGCTGTGGCCAGAGTGGGTGCTGGGGCACTGCCCCGGGGGGCGGGGAGAAGTCGGCCAGCTACTCCTCCGGGCCCAGCCAGGGCCCGAGCCAGAACCCAGGGAAGGGCGGGGAGCAGCCCCAGGAGAAGTCCATCCCTTACAGTCAGGAGACCCTGGTGTCCGACCACATCCTAGCATAGAAAAGCCAGCCTCCTTCCCCAGCCCTCCCTCAGCTCCCTGAACTCTGGGGAGAGCCACCAACCCTCCTCTCCTCCCGGCTTTGCTCTGCGAAGATCCCCCCTTCGCCCACCTCTTCAccctttcttctatttctctctgctTTCCCCTTGCTTCCCTGCCTGGCTCCCTCCCTCATTCTCCTGCCTCCCAGCTCTGGGATTTTAGAGTCAGAAGGCATTTAAGCCACCGTTTGGCTGAACCTCCCCATTTTATAACGTAGGTAACCGAGGTCTAGAGAGGGAGTCTGACTTTTTCAGTGTTACCATAGGTAATGAGGGGAagacatcagatttgaacccagatctcatgACTCTAAGATTAGGGCTCCTTTGCTTCTCTCCTTCTGCCCTCTTCTGTTTCTACTAGCTGTTTTCCcatcctttctcattttcctttcaaatCTTTCAAGAGGTCCCGGGATGGAGGAACATAGGGGAACTGCCAAGGTTCTCCCCAACCCCCTCTAGGAGGCCGCAGAGGTCTTTGTCCTGTTGTTTCTTTAGGGAGAgtctgaggagagagagagccctTCCCTTGCAGAGGGAGGGTGGCAGAACTGCACCTAATGGTCCCTGGATTCTGGATGGAGATCTCATCGGCTAATGGCTCAGCTCAGTCCACCCCTGGGCCAGGCTGAACTCTCCTGGAGGGGCTCATTAACTCCTTGGAAATATATTTCCCATCTGCCATTGCTCTGCCCTTCTTAATAATGGgtcaggaagaggaaagagggagaatccCACTGCCTGGAATTGGGGAACCAGGAAGGGGCACTAATGGAAAACTTCTAAAATCCCACTTGGATTAGAGAGGGGGCAACAGGGATCAGAAGGGGGCCTGGGCCTGGGCAGGAGGTGAGATGATGGAATCTGGGGTTCTAGTTTGAAAACTTCTCTTTCTAGCTATAAATTCCTCCCTCTAAAATGTCCCTTCCTGTGTTTCCCTGGGCCCtttgtatgagagagagagagagaaagagagagagagagagagacagagagagagagagacagagagagacagagagatagagagacagagagacaagagacagagagacagagagacaagagacagagacagagtgtgtgtatctgtgtctgGGTTATTTGATCTTCTTCACAGCGGAGCACCCCCACCACCTAATATTTACCCTGCTGATTTCCTTGAAGCTGAGGAAGTGGCATGTTAGAGATCTCCCTGGCCCCTCCCTGGCACTGGGGGCTCTGACGGCTGGTCCGTCAGTTAAGGGAGAAGAGCGTTAAAGGAGAGTTTCTAGACTCCTTCCAGCCACCCATCATTTGGAGACTGCCCTGGCTGTCCGAAGATCTGTCCCTGCCGAGCTGCTCTGGGGCTGGGGTAATTAGAATGTTTTGTTTCCTCCCGCTTGGTCAAAGTGGGAAGGGAACTCAAGGCAGGTGCAATGCTTCCTCAGGCTCTCTTCCCGAGAGTGAGAGGAAGCCTCTCTCTTGCCCCTTGTTCCCAGGGACAGCAGCTTATTTTAGAGGTCAGGCTTGGAGGTGGAGGAGATGCTCAGGGGAGGTTCACCTCATGGGGGGCTGTTGGAATGGTCTTTTTGGTTTCTCCCATCTCTGGGGTGTTTACAGAGTGGGATGTGGACAGGATCAGGCTGGTTCTGTTCATGTGCCCCACGAACCCTAGAGAATGCTATAAATATGGACACCCATTGGGGTGGGGAGCAACTGGGGGTGCTGACCCCATAGAACTCTGGGAATCAAGACCAGGTATAAGAACTCCTCTTTGGGTAAATATACAGAAGCAAGAAAAGCCTGCCTCAGTATCTATGGTCTTGTTGACTGCCTCTGGGAGGTGGCAAAGGCTAAGGAGCTGAgagtgggagagaagggaagagggttcTTCTGAATCAGGGAATAGGACCAATCTCAGCCACCTTCTTCCACTCCAGACTGCATTTGATTCGCTTTCTGCAGGCACCTGTGCCCAGCCTGCTGATGGCCTTAAACCAACCACTCCAAGAGCAAAGGCTTGGCACTCATGGCCTGGGAAGGGAAGGCGATTTCACCCTAAGGCCCTGCTTTTTGGACTGAAGTGATGCCCAGGATTCATCTGAGGACACTGGGGGAACTTCTCTGGATTGAACTCCCACA
This DNA window, taken from Monodelphis domestica isolate mMonDom1 chromosome 6, mMonDom1.pri, whole genome shotgun sequence, encodes the following:
- the APLNR gene encoding apelin receptor, with protein sequence MEEGADFDSYYPGENQTVECEYTDWKSSGSLIPAIYILVFLLGTTGNGLVLWTILRGSRDKRRSADTFIASLAVADLTFVVTLPLWATYAYLDYTWPFGAFACKVSSYLIFVNMYASVFCLTGLSFDRYLAIVRPVANARLRLRVSGVVATVGLWILAALLAMPAMVFRSVGELENNTKLVCYMDYSLVAASGSELAWEVGLGVSSTALGFVVPFTVMLTCYFFIARTIAGHFRKERIEGLRKRRRLLSIIVVLVVTFALCWLPYHLVKTLYMLGSLLHWPCDFDLFLMNVYPYCTCVSYVNSCLNPFLYAFFDPRFREACRALLCCGQSGCWGTAPGGGEKSASYSSGPSQGPSQNPGKGGEQPQEKSIPYSQETLVSDHILA